A region of Crenobacter cavernae DNA encodes the following proteins:
- the cmk gene encoding (d)CMP kinase — protein MTIPVIAIDGPSASGKGTVAARVAATLGFHYLDSGALYRLTALAALEEEISWDDEAGLAELAAELPVRFDGDRVFLFGEDAGDDIRAEAIGMGASKIAAYPAVRAALLERQRAFREAPGLVTDGRDMGSVVFPDATLKIFLTASAGERAQRRYKQLIDKGESANLQQIQEDIEARDARDAARPVAPLKQEPDAQRLDTTVLSIDQAVETVLSWYQSLCISDR, from the coding sequence ATGACCATCCCCGTCATCGCCATCGACGGCCCGTCGGCCTCGGGCAAGGGCACCGTCGCCGCCCGCGTCGCCGCTACGCTCGGTTTTCACTACCTCGATTCGGGCGCGCTCTACCGCTTGACCGCGCTGGCGGCGCTCGAGGAGGAGATCTCCTGGGACGACGAGGCAGGGTTGGCCGAGCTCGCCGCCGAGCTGCCGGTGCGCTTCGACGGCGATCGCGTGTTCCTGTTCGGCGAAGACGCCGGCGACGACATCCGCGCCGAGGCGATCGGCATGGGCGCGTCGAAGATCGCCGCCTATCCGGCGGTGCGCGCCGCGCTCTTGGAGCGCCAGCGCGCGTTCCGCGAAGCGCCGGGCCTCGTGACCGACGGGCGCGACATGGGTTCGGTGGTTTTTCCCGACGCGACGCTGAAGATTTTCCTCACCGCGAGCGCCGGGGAAAGGGCGCAAAGACGCTATAAACAGTTGATCGACAAGGGGGAATCTGCTAACCTCCAGCAAATTCAGGAGGACATCGAGGCACGTGACGCGCGCGACGCGGCCCGCCCGGTGGCCCCTCTCAAGCAGGAGCCGGATGCCCAGCGGCTGGACACCACGGTCCTTTCCATCGATCAAGCGGTGGAAACGGTATTGTCGTGGTACCAGTCGCTTTGTATTTCGGATCGCTGA
- the rpsA gene encoding 30S ribosomal protein S1 has protein sequence MENFAELFEESLSRQEMRTGEVITAEVVGIDSNFVTVNAGLKSESLIPVEEFKNDQGGLEVTIGDFVTVAIDAIENGYGETKLSREKAKRLAAWIELEEALEAGTILSGLISGKVKGGLTVMVNGIRAFLPGSLVDVRPVKDTTPYEGKNIEFKVIKLDRKRNNVVVSRRSVLEETLGEERKALLETLREGSVVKGIVKNITDYGAFVDLGGIDGLLHITDLAWRRVKHPSEVLTVGDEVEAKVLKFDQEKNRVSLGLKQLGEDPWVGLSRRYPSGTRLFGKVTNLTDYGAFVEIEQGIEGLVHVSEMDWTNKNVHPSKVVQVGDEVEVMILEIDEDRRRISLGMKQCAANPWNEFADNYKKGDKLQGAIKSITDFGVFVGLPGGIDGLVHLSDLSWSDTGEEAVRRFKKGDEVEAVVLSIDVEKERISLGIKQLEGDPFNNYVAMNDKGALVKGTVKSLDAKGAVIQLDGEVEGYLRASEVSRDRVEDIRTHLKEGDEVETVIIGVDRKSRNISLSIKAKDAAEETAALRSHASEANVSAGTTSLGALLKAKLTGGNE, from the coding sequence ATGGAAAACTTCGCCGAACTCTTCGAAGAGTCCCTTTCCCGCCAGGAAATGCGTACCGGCGAAGTGATCACCGCAGAAGTGGTGGGCATTGATTCCAACTTCGTCACCGTCAACGCCGGCCTGAAGTCCGAGTCGCTGATTCCGGTCGAAGAATTCAAGAACGACCAAGGCGGCCTCGAAGTCACCATCGGCGACTTCGTGACCGTCGCGATCGACGCGATCGAAAACGGCTACGGCGAAACCAAGCTGTCGCGCGAAAAAGCCAAGCGCCTGGCGGCCTGGATCGAGCTCGAAGAAGCGCTCGAAGCCGGCACCATCCTGTCCGGCCTGATCAGCGGCAAGGTCAAGGGTGGTCTGACCGTTATGGTCAACGGCATCCGCGCCTTCCTGCCGGGTTCGCTGGTCGACGTGCGTCCGGTGAAAGACACCACGCCGTACGAAGGCAAGAACATCGAGTTCAAAGTCATCAAGCTCGATCGCAAGCGCAACAACGTCGTGGTTTCGCGCCGTTCGGTGCTGGAAGAGACGCTGGGCGAAGAGCGCAAAGCGCTGCTCGAAACCCTGCGCGAAGGCTCCGTGGTCAAGGGTATCGTCAAGAACATCACCGACTACGGTGCGTTCGTCGACCTGGGCGGCATCGACGGCCTGCTGCACATCACCGACCTGGCATGGCGCCGCGTCAAGCACCCGAGCGAAGTGCTCACCGTCGGTGACGAAGTCGAAGCCAAGGTGCTCAAGTTCGACCAGGAGAAGAACCGCGTCTCGCTGGGTCTCAAGCAGCTGGGCGAAGATCCGTGGGTCGGTCTGTCGCGTCGCTACCCGTCGGGCACCCGCCTGTTCGGCAAGGTCACCAACCTGACCGACTACGGCGCGTTCGTCGAGATCGAACAGGGCATCGAAGGCCTGGTGCACGTGTCCGAGATGGACTGGACCAACAAGAACGTTCACCCGTCCAAAGTGGTTCAGGTCGGCGACGAAGTCGAAGTGATGATCCTCGAGATCGACGAAGACCGCCGCCGTATCAGCCTGGGCATGAAGCAGTGCGCGGCCAACCCGTGGAACGAGTTCGCCGACAACTACAAAAAAGGCGACAAGCTGCAAGGCGCGATCAAGTCGATCACCGACTTCGGCGTGTTCGTCGGTCTGCCGGGCGGTATCGACGGTCTGGTTCACCTGTCCGACCTGTCGTGGAGCGACACCGGCGAAGAAGCCGTCCGCCGCTTCAAGAAGGGCGACGAAGTCGAAGCCGTCGTGTTGTCGATCGACGTCGAGAAAGAGCGTATCTCGCTGGGCATCAAACAGCTCGAAGGCGATCCGTTCAACAACTACGTTGCGATGAACGACAAGGGCGCGCTGGTGAAGGGTACCGTGAAGTCCCTCGACGCCAAAGGCGCCGTGATCCAGCTCGACGGCGAAGTCGAAGGCTACCTGCGCGCTTCCGAAGTGTCGCGTGACCGCGTCGAAGACATCCGCACCCACCTGAAAGAGGGTGACGAAGTCGAGACCGTGATCATCGGCGTGGACCGCAAGTCGCGCAACATCAGCCTGTCGATCAAGGCCAAGGACGCTGCCGAAGAAACCGCCGCTCTGCGTTCGCACGCCAGCGAAGCCAACGTGAGCGCCGGCACCACCAGCCTCGGCGCGCTCTTGAAAGCCAAGCTGACCGGCGGCAACGAGTAA
- a CDS encoding integration host factor subunit beta: protein MTKSELIARLAERLAERDSELVYKDAELAVKTILDAMASSLAQGQRIEIRGFGSFDLNYRPPRVGRNPKSGSSVSVPEKYVPHFKAGKELRERVDGTIRQDELVS from the coding sequence ATGACCAAATCTGAGCTGATTGCGAGGCTGGCCGAACGCCTTGCCGAGCGCGATTCTGAGTTGGTCTACAAGGACGCCGAGCTGGCCGTCAAAACCATCCTGGATGCGATGGCCAGCAGCCTGGCCCAAGGGCAGCGGATCGAGATCCGCGGCTTCGGTAGCTTCGACCTGAACTACCGTCCGCCGCGCGTCGGCCGCAACCCGAAGTCGGGTTCGAGCGTCTCCGTGCCAGAGAAGTACGTGCCGCATTTCAAGGCCGGCAAGGAGCTGCGGGAGCGGGTTGACGGAACCATCCGTCAAGACGAGCTCGTCTCCTGA
- a CDS encoding LapA family protein, protein MRYLLRIVELALLILLIAVTVQNSHVVEFRLFLGQQISAPLIVFLLVFFVAGAVIGLAATFGYYLKMRRELSQLKKELRSRPVLARIPDPSDALAD, encoded by the coding sequence ATGCGCTACCTGTTGCGGATCGTCGAACTGGCGCTGCTGATCCTCCTGATCGCGGTGACCGTGCAAAACAGCCATGTGGTGGAGTTCCGCCTGTTCCTCGGCCAGCAGATCAGCGCGCCGCTGATCGTCTTCCTGCTGGTGTTCTTCGTCGCCGGCGCCGTGATCGGCCTGGCGGCGACCTTCGGCTATTACCTGAAGATGCGCCGCGAGCTGTCGCAGCTGAAAAAAGAGCTGCGCAGCCGCCCGGTCTTGGCGCGCATTCCCGACCCGAGCGACGCGCTCGCCGACTGA
- the lapB gene encoding lipopolysaccharide assembly protein LapB, which yields MELDLWWLLLFPAFFALGWLAARVDMRAVLKQAKSVPAGFFRGLDALVEDKTDIAAQALAEVSRQSGELDLQLTLGKLYRKRGENDRAIRLHQALLESPDLAAEQRDTVRYELAQDFCKAGLVDRAEEILVKLLDGNMSLSARRELLDIYQQDRDWNKAIATAGELRSDAHSFQHVVAQFYCELAQGALYQSDYAAARQAVEAAQTANRKCARASLILGDIEFAEGHTEAAIAAWQGIEKQNYEYLTLAAERLFDAYEKLGQAQAGIALLRGYLKTFPQLEITDLVYQKVATYEGEAAALDFVREAVHARPSLSGVYRMIEAQLTDLNPDKRLDAEVARAVVQKHAQRLNVHRCKCCNFRSRAFFWHCPACGEWESFTPNRSEIQ from the coding sequence TTGGAACTGGATTTGTGGTGGCTGCTGTTGTTCCCGGCCTTCTTTGCGCTCGGCTGGCTGGCCGCTCGCGTCGACATGCGCGCGGTGCTCAAGCAGGCCAAGTCGGTCCCGGCCGGCTTCTTTCGCGGCCTCGACGCGCTGGTCGAGGACAAGACCGACATCGCCGCGCAGGCGCTGGCCGAAGTGTCGCGCCAGTCGGGCGAACTGGATTTGCAATTGACGCTCGGCAAGCTCTACCGCAAGCGCGGCGAGAACGACCGTGCGATCCGGCTGCACCAGGCGTTGCTCGAGTCGCCCGATCTGGCCGCCGAGCAGCGTGACACGGTGCGCTATGAACTCGCGCAGGACTTCTGCAAGGCCGGCCTCGTCGACCGTGCCGAGGAGATCCTGGTGAAGCTGCTCGACGGCAATATGTCGCTGTCGGCGCGCCGCGAGTTGCTCGATATCTACCAGCAGGATCGGGACTGGAACAAGGCGATCGCCACCGCAGGCGAGTTGCGCAGCGACGCGCACTCGTTCCAGCACGTGGTCGCGCAGTTTTACTGCGAACTCGCGCAAGGCGCGCTCTACCAGTCCGACTACGCCGCCGCGCGCCAGGCGGTCGAAGCGGCGCAGACGGCCAACCGCAAGTGCGCGCGCGCGAGCCTGATCCTCGGCGACATCGAGTTCGCCGAAGGCCATACCGAGGCGGCGATCGCCGCGTGGCAGGGCATCGAGAAGCAGAACTACGAATACCTGACGCTGGCCGCCGAACGCCTGTTCGACGCTTACGAAAAGCTCGGCCAAGCCCAGGCCGGCATCGCGCTGTTGCGCGGCTATCTGAAGACCTTTCCGCAGCTGGAAATCACCGACCTCGTCTACCAGAAGGTGGCGACCTACGAGGGCGAGGCGGCGGCGCTCGACTTCGTGCGCGAAGCGGTGCACGCGCGCCCGAGCCTGTCCGGCGTCTACCGGATGATCGAGGCCCAGCTGACCGACCTCAACCCCGACAAGCGGCTCGACGCCGAGGTGGCGCGCGCGGTGGTGCAAAAGCACGCGCAGCGCCTCAACGTGCATCGCTGCAAGTGTTGCAACTTCCGCTCGCGCGCGTTCTTCTGGCATTGCCCGGCGTGCGGCGAGTGGGAGAGCTTCACGCCGAACCGCTCCGAAATCCAGTAG
- the pyrF gene encoding orotidine-5'-phosphate decarboxylase: MNPLIVSPAGAHSPASPVIVALDFPNEAAALAFVSRLDPAACRVKVGKELFTASGRSLIEKLVARGFEVFLDLKFHDIPNTVAHACKIAAELGVWLVDVHASGGRRMMSAAREALEAYSQRPLLIGVTVLTSMEASDLAEIGITVSPQEQVLRLATLTRDSGLDGVVCSAQEASILKPVLGADFKLVTPGIRLAGAAGDDQRRVMTPVAALEGGADYLVIGRPITQSADPLSTLAAINADIAAYRQSI; encoded by the coding sequence ATGAACCCCTTGATCGTCTCCCCCGCCGGTGCGCATTCCCCGGCCTCTCCCGTCATCGTCGCGCTCGATTTTCCGAATGAGGCCGCGGCGCTGGCCTTCGTGTCGCGACTCGACCCGGCCGCCTGCCGCGTCAAGGTCGGCAAGGAACTGTTTACCGCGTCGGGCCGTAGCCTGATCGAGAAGCTCGTCGCGCGCGGCTTCGAGGTCTTCCTCGACCTCAAGTTCCACGACATCCCGAACACGGTCGCGCACGCGTGCAAGATCGCCGCCGAACTCGGCGTGTGGCTGGTCGACGTGCACGCGTCGGGCGGTCGCCGCATGATGAGCGCCGCGCGCGAGGCGCTGGAAGCCTACAGCCAGCGCCCGCTGTTGATCGGCGTGACCGTGCTGACCAGCATGGAAGCCAGTGATCTGGCCGAGATCGGCATCACCGTGTCGCCGCAGGAACAGGTGCTGCGCCTGGCGACGCTGACGCGCGACTCGGGCCTGGACGGCGTGGTGTGCTCGGCTCAGGAAGCGTCGATCCTCAAGCCCGTGCTCGGCGCCGACTTCAAGCTGGTGACGCCGGGCATCCGTCTCGCCGGCGCCGCCGGCGACGACCAGCGCCGCGTGATGACGCCGGTCGCGGCGCTCGAGGGCGGCGCAGACTATCTGGTGATCGGTCGTCCGATCACGCAGTCGGCCGACCCGCTCTCGACGCTCGCGGCGATCAACGCCGACATCGCCGCCTACCGGCAATCGATCTGA